One uncultured Carboxylicivirga sp. genomic window, CTGGAATCTGACCACCGCTTTTTACTTCAACGTTATCTTCTTCACCTTTCCCTTCCGGAACCAATTCATTTGGTACGTTTGGCAATTGAACCAACTGGTTATTAAGCAGGGTTGTTGTTTCGGAAAGTTTATTATCCAATTCTTTGATACTATCCTTTAATTCACCGGTTTTGGCTTTAGCCTTGTTTGCCTCTTCAACCTGCCCACTCTTAAAAAGTTGTCCAATTTCCTTCGACAAACTGTTCATTTCAGCCTGTAAGGTTTCCACCTGAGCCTGGGTGGATTTACGCTCGTTATCGAGACGGATTATTTCCTCTATAATTTCGGTTGCATCAAAACGCTTTACTTTTAACCGTTTGATGACTTCATCCTTTTGTTCTTGAATGAATTTTAAGGTCAACATACTTCTTCAATTAATTGGATAAAAAAATCTCCTGAATTCATCACGAAAGTAATAAAAACAGGAGATTTAATTGTGCTTTCAGCGATCTTATTCAGCAAATGGAACTACTGATACGTAAGATCGGTTGTTTCTTTTCTTTGTGAACTCAACTTTACCGTTGATCAAAGCGAATAAAGTGTGGTCTTTACCAATACCAACGTTTTCGCCTGGATGGTGCTGAGTTCCGCGCTGACGAACTAAAATGTTACCAGCTTTGGCAGCTTGACCGCCATAGATTTTTACGCCTAGTCGTTTACTTTCCGACTCTCTACCGTTCTTCGAACTACCGACGCCTTTCTTATGTGCCATCTTATTCTAATTTTTTTGAGTTATCAACCTACGATTTCTTCGATTTGAATTTGTGTAAAGTACTGACGGTGTCCGTTTTTCTTCTTGAAAGTTTTTCTACGT contains:
- the rpmA gene encoding 50S ribosomal protein L27, giving the protein MAHKKGVGSSKNGRESESKRLGVKIYGGQAAKAGNILVRQRGTQHHPGENVGIGKDHTLFALINGKVEFTKKRNNRSYVSVVPFAE